AGCACGGAGGTATTGGTGGGGGTGGCGCTCTTGAATGAGCGGGCGTTCGTAGCAGCGCAGAGCAGACAAAGCACTGGCAGGGAAATCAGGGAAAGCGTTTTCAATTCAAACCATCCATTACCCGCCGACCGCTTGCATCATAGAAGCTCACGCCCGCCAAAAACAGGCGCTAGCTCGCACTTCCCTTGAACTTGTCGGCCTCGTCGGCAAACAGCACGTTGAAGGTGGTCAGCGATCCGTACATTCGGGTGATGTACTGCTGGAGGTCCACTTTCTCAGCGTCCGAGAGACCTTTGTGAGCGTTCACTTTCTGTTCGAGCACGCGCAGCTTGTCGCGGACCATCACGACCTTGTGGAAAAAGACGTCCATGTCGATTTCCTTGGCCTGCATATTGGGGTCGGCGGGCTTGAGGATGACTGTTCCACCTTCCCACTTTCGTCCCAGGCGGATGGGCTTGGTCTCGGTCACTTCGGCCATGGCATCTCGCAGCATCTGCTTGAACTGCTCGGGGGTCATATCGTCGAAATACATGGGAACTCTCCATTGCTGTGTGCGCCGGGCCTGCTCTTGGGTGGGGAGCGGGCGAGGGGAGTCTGCCTCTGAAGGCGCGTATGGGCCATGTATAGCCGATTGTGTGGGCGATGGGAGGGGTTGAGAAAACGACTGGACTAACCAGTCCAGTGATGATAGGCTCTCCTCGTTGCCGGGTGAAGCCCTGTCCGCAACGCTGGAGGAGCGACCCATGATCGGAATTCCCATCGGACTCTTTGCCGTCAATGCCACCGAGTGGGCCATGCACAAATACGTGCTCCATGACATCGGTCGCAACAAGCAGAGCTACTGGCATCAGCACTGGATCCACCACCGCGATACGCGTCGCAATGATTTTTACGATCCGATGTACGAAACCTTTCCGATCGGATTTCACCAGCAGGGAACGGAAACCTTTCCGCTGATCGCATCGTCAATCGTGATGGCGCCGCTGTTCCCGATTGCGCCCTTTTTCACGATGACCATGTGGTACGGGGCCTTCAATTACTGGCGCATTCACCGCAAGTCGCACCTCCACCCCGACTGGGCGCGCGAGAATCTTTCCTGGCACTACGACCACCACGTGGGCGCCAATCAGGACACCAACTGGTGCGTGACGCGCCCGTGGTTCGACTACGTCATGGGCACACGCAAACCCACCGGGCAAAGCACCATCGAAACCAACCGGCTGGGGATGAAGCTTCCCAAATCGGTCGAGGCCCTCGTCAATGCCGTGCTGGGCGAGCCCGCGAAACCGGCGCCGCAACGCAAGGCGAAAAAGCGCCCGGGCTACGAGGGCGCGGCGAAGAAGCGCGCGGCAACGGTTGCCGCAGCGCCGCGGGC
The sequence above is a segment of the Chrysiogenia bacterium genome. Coding sequences within it:
- a CDS encoding sterol desaturase family protein, producing MIGIPIGLFAVNATEWAMHKYVLHDIGRNKQSYWHQHWIHHRDTRRNDFYDPMYETFPIGFHQQGTETFPLIASSIVMAPLFPIAPFFTMTMWYGAFNYWRIHRKSHLHPDWARENLSWHYDHHVGANQDTNWCVTRPWFDYVMGTRKPTGQSTIETNRLGMKLPKSVEALVNAVLGEPAKPAPQRKAKKRPGYEGAAKKRAATVAAAPRAAAAV